Proteins from a genomic interval of Desulfitibacter alkalitolerans DSM 16504:
- a CDS encoding ABC transporter ATP-binding protein, whose protein sequence is MEYVVEMQKIRKEFPGVVACDDITLQLKKGEIHALLGENGAGKSTLMSILFGLYQPDSGSIKVRGNKVNILNPNVANDLGIGMVHQHFKLVHNFTVTENIILGIEPRRGLVVDKASAAKKIKELSEQYKLNVNPYAKVFDISVGMQQRVEILKMLYRKADILIFDEPTAVLTPQEVQELMKIMGGLIGEGKSIILITHKLKEIKAIADRCTVIRRGKYVGTVNVASTSQEQLAEMMVGRKVSFKVDKEKREPGEAILRLENLSVRNSQGVLGLKDFSLEVRRGEILGIAGVDGNGQSEIVQALIGLKRVEKGKIFFKDRDITNLPIRERINMGFSHIPEDRHKHGLILDYTLEENMILMLYYQQPFAKNGLINWDKVHQYGEKIAAEFDVRAGQGGSSLVRSLSGGNQQKAIVGREIDRDPDLLIAVQPTRGLDVGAIEYIHKRLVEQRNRGKAVLLISLELDEILDISDRIACINNGELVDIVNADETNEYEIGLMMAGVKRGATA, encoded by the coding sequence ATGGAGTATGTTGTTGAAATGCAAAAAATTCGCAAGGAATTTCCTGGTGTAGTTGCCTGTGATGATATTACCCTCCAGTTAAAAAAGGGAGAAATTCATGCGCTGTTGGGGGAAAATGGTGCAGGAAAGTCTACTTTGATGAGTATTCTTTTTGGCCTTTATCAGCCTGATAGTGGAAGTATTAAGGTCCGGGGCAATAAGGTTAATATTCTCAATCCCAATGTAGCTAATGATCTTGGTATTGGAATGGTTCATCAGCATTTTAAGCTGGTTCACAATTTTACTGTAACAGAAAACATTATTTTGGGAATAGAACCAAGAAGGGGATTGGTTGTTGATAAAGCTTCAGCAGCAAAAAAGATAAAAGAGCTTTCTGAGCAGTATAAGCTTAATGTAAATCCCTATGCAAAGGTTTTTGATATTTCTGTTGGCATGCAGCAGCGAGTAGAGATACTTAAGATGCTTTATCGCAAGGCGGATATTCTCATATTTGATGAACCAACAGCTGTATTAACCCCTCAGGAAGTACAAGAATTAATGAAAATCATGGGCGGCCTTATTGGGGAAGGAAAGTCTATTATTCTTATAACCCATAAACTAAAAGAAATCAAGGCTATTGCTGACCGCTGTACAGTTATCCGCCGGGGTAAGTATGTGGGCACAGTAAATGTAGCATCAACTTCCCAGGAGCAGCTGGCAGAAATGATGGTTGGTAGAAAGGTTTCCTTTAAGGTAGATAAGGAAAAAAGAGAGCCTGGTGAAGCTATTTTGAGGTTGGAAAACCTGTCAGTTAGAAATAGCCAAGGGGTTCTTGGTTTAAAGGATTTTTCATTAGAGGTACGCCGCGGAGAAATACTTGGCATTGCTGGTGTTGATGGCAACGGCCAATCAGAAATAGTACAAGCCTTAATAGGCCTTAAAAGAGTTGAAAAAGGCAAAATATTTTTTAAAGACAGGGACATTACCAATCTGCCTATTCGGGAAAGGATTAATATGGGCTTTTCCCATATTCCAGAGGATAGGCATAAGCACGGACTTATTCTTGACTATACCCTGGAAGAAAATATGATTTTAATGCTGTATTATCAACAGCCCTTTGCCAAAAATGGCCTTATAAACTGGGACAAGGTCCACCAATATGGAGAAAAAATTGCTGCCGAATTTGATGTACGTGCTGGACAGGGAGGTTCCTCTTTGGTCCGTTCGCTTTCTGGTGGAAATCAACAAAAGGCTATTGTTGGTCGTGAAATTGACAGGGATCCGGACCTTTTAATTGCTGTTCAGCCCACCAGAGGACTGGATGTTGGTGCTATAGAATATATTCACAAGCGCCTGGTAGAGCAGAGAAACAGGGGCAAGGCCGTTCTTTTAATATCCCTGGAGCTTGACGAAATTCTGGATATTTCAGATAGAATCGCCTGCATCAATAATGGGGAGTTAGTTGACATTGTCAATGCTGATGAAACCAACGAATATGAGATTGGTCTCATGATGGCAGGAGTGAAAAGAGGTGCTACAGCTTGA
- a CDS encoding BMP family lipoprotein, with amino-acid sequence MFKKGVGLFVVLLFMLAAAVGCGGTTDKPADKPADEAKGFKVGMVTDAGTIDDKSFNQGTWEGVLKAAADFGVETRYLRPAGETEAHYITEIGNLYDAGFRFIVTPGFKFETAIFAAQERYPEAKFVLLDGYPHSGDWAPVVGDNTVSIFFAEHESGFLAGVATALQLQEGEAGFIGGMEIPPVQKFNWGFQQGIQYANDNFGTNMVIKPENVIYQGTFDNVAAGQQLAAQMYDKGIDVIFAAAGGVGVGAINEAKTRARAGAEVWIVGVDVDQYAEGIYEGDKSIILTSAMKRIDQAAYDMIKAEKEGSFPGGEILTFSAQNDGVGIPAKNPNLSAEVESKVAEVFAQLKAGSLVVSDEQGDLIK; translated from the coding sequence ATGTTTAAAAAAGGAGTTGGGTTGTTTGTAGTTTTATTATTCATGTTAGCAGCTGCTGTTGGTTGTGGAGGCACAACTGATAAACCTGCTGACAAGCCTGCTGATGAAGCCAAGGGTTTTAAAGTTGGTATGGTTACAGATGCTGGTACAATTGATGACAAATCCTTTAATCAGGGGACCTGGGAAGGCGTACTAAAAGCAGCAGCAGACTTTGGTGTGGAGACAAGATATTTAAGGCCTGCCGGTGAAACTGAAGCACATTATATTACAGAGATCGGAAACCTGTATGATGCTGGATTTAGATTTATTGTGACTCCTGGGTTTAAATTTGAAACAGCAATATTTGCAGCACAAGAAAGGTATCCAGAAGCAAAATTTGTATTATTAGATGGATATCCCCATTCAGGTGACTGGGCACCGGTTGTTGGAGACAATACAGTCTCAATTTTCTTTGCAGAGCACGAATCAGGCTTTTTAGCAGGTGTTGCAACTGCCCTGCAGTTACAAGAAGGTGAAGCTGGTTTTATTGGTGGTATGGAGATACCTCCAGTTCAGAAGTTTAACTGGGGCTTCCAGCAGGGAATCCAGTACGCAAATGATAACTTTGGCACTAATATGGTTATAAAACCAGAAAACGTGATTTACCAGGGAACCTTTGACAACGTTGCTGCAGGTCAGCAATTAGCAGCACAGATGTACGATAAGGGAATAGACGTTATCTTTGCTGCTGCCGGTGGCGTGGGTGTTGGTGCTATCAACGAGGCTAAAACCAGGGCAAGAGCCGGTGCTGAAGTCTGGATTGTTGGAGTTGACGTTGACCAGTATGCTGAAGGTATTTATGAGGGAGATAAATCAATTATCCTAACATCAGCCATGAAGCGTATTGACCAGGCTGCTTATGACATGATCAAGGCAGAAAAGGAAGGCAGCTTCCCTGGTGGAGAGATACTCACATTTAGTGCACAAAATGATGGTGTTGGTATTCCTGCCAAAAATCCAAACCTAAGTGCCGAGGTTGAAAGTAAAGTTGCTGAGGTATTTGCTCAGCTAAAGGCAGGAAGTCTTGTAGTATCAGATGAACAAGGTGACTTGATCAAGTAA
- the deoC gene encoding deoxyribose-phosphate aldolase translates to MERKGLNARDIAKMIDHPILKPEMTDWDVIEQCRVARKYNVATVCVRPYDVAVCNKLLENSEVLVSAVIGFPHGNSTTDVKVFEAIKAIEDGAVELDLVMPIGRVRSGDWDYVKEDVRAVTEACHERKVLIKVIFENAFLAHEEIIKCCQICEELNVDFVKTSTGFANIGATLEHVKLMRANCGPQVAIKASGGIRNLDQLLELYKAGAARFGTSSTQNIMEEIIKESN, encoded by the coding sequence ATGGAGCGAAAAGGTCTTAATGCCAGAGATATAGCAAAGATGATAGATCATCCTATATTAAAGCCTGAAATGACAGATTGGGATGTTATTGAGCAATGCAGAGTTGCTAGAAAGTACAATGTGGCAACAGTCTGTGTAAGGCCCTATGACGTTGCTGTTTGTAATAAACTACTGGAGAACTCAGAGGTTCTTGTTAGTGCTGTCATAGGCTTTCCCCATGGAAACAGCACTACTGATGTAAAGGTTTTTGAAGCCATTAAGGCAATAGAAGATGGGGCAGTTGAACTTGATCTTGTTATGCCCATTGGCAGGGTTCGTTCAGGGGACTGGGATTATGTAAAAGAAGATGTTCGGGCAGTAACTGAGGCTTGTCATGAAAGGAAGGTTCTAATTAAAGTAATTTTTGAAAATGCTTTTCTTGCACATGAGGAAATCATCAAATGCTGCCAGATATGCGAGGAATTAAATGTGGATTTTGTTAAGACCTCAACGGGCTTTGCAAATATAGGTGCAACCCTTGAACATGTTAAATTAATGAGAGCAAACTGTGGACCGCAGGTAGCAATTAAAGCATCAGGTGGAATTCGCAATCTAGATCAACTCCTTGAGTTATATAAGGCTGGGGCTGCCAGATTTGGTACAAGCTCAACACAAAATATTATGGAAGAAATCATTAAGGAATCTAACTAA
- a CDS encoding sulfite exporter TauE/SafE family protein, with translation MDITTWILSACVVVLASATQALTGFGFPLVAVPFFILMFDPKWAVALSMVLSLLSLGTLLYTIRQDTDWQMVKQMLFGALFGVPVGVYVFSIINVILLKIFVSIVVVFMCMITLKNYTLPITDDNRVRWFKVSGSLSGFLTATIGMPGPPIILVLTNFDIDKNAYRATGVAYFFLIYCFTFPIMFLSGVISMEIFKIILYLVPFPIIGMFLGKFLFKLVPNELFKKVVIILLLIVAGYSIATSLL, from the coding sequence TTGGATATAACTACATGGATACTAAGTGCTTGTGTGGTAGTTCTCGCATCTGCTACACAAGCATTGACAGGATTTGGGTTTCCTCTAGTTGCTGTACCCTTTTTTATATTAATGTTTGATCCAAAATGGGCAGTGGCTTTAAGTATGGTATTGTCATTACTTTCTTTAGGGACACTATTATATACAATTCGGCAGGATACAGATTGGCAAATGGTAAAGCAGATGTTATTTGGAGCTTTATTTGGAGTACCTGTTGGTGTTTATGTTTTTTCAATAATTAATGTAATCCTTTTAAAAATATTTGTCAGTATAGTAGTGGTGTTCATGTGTATGATAACCTTGAAAAACTATACGTTACCTATCACAGATGACAACAGGGTGCGGTGGTTTAAGGTAAGTGGAAGCCTTTCGGGATTCTTAACGGCTACCATTGGTATGCCTGGTCCTCCAATTATTTTGGTATTGACCAACTTTGATATTGATAAAAATGCTTATCGGGCTACAGGAGTGGCATATTTTTTCTTAATTTACTGTTTTACATTTCCAATAATGTTTTTGTCCGGCGTTATTTCTATGGAAATATTTAAGATTATTTTATATCTTGTACCTTTTCCTATTATAGGAATGTTTTTGGGGAAATTTTTATTTAAGCTGGTTCCTAACGAGCTGTTTAAAAAAGTTGTCATTATCCTTTTATTAATAGTTGCTGGTTATTCAATAGCAACAAGCCTACTCTAA
- a CDS encoding tripartite tricarboxylate transporter substrate binding protein encodes MLKSKSSKILIGILVLLLSIALIAGCGGSKPDSGGGSAEQPKREGFPEKPVQMIVSYSAGAATDAQARPLLKYFQQEFGQPLVIVNIAGAGGTTGWNQFVQQVPDGYQMTVYNLPHIIAKSMLEDTLYSWEDFIPVAHWGFDPVAIGVLPNSPFNSIQDVVDYAKANPKALTAGTAGLFVGQHLAILQLEKEAGIELTTLPFPGAADAQAAIMGGQIDLNFGNLSDMYRLGDQIKILGVTSAERHEYIPDVPTLIEQGYDVIMSTDRGIAVQKDTPQEVIDILEAGFMKIMSNPEYLADMEKLGAPMGVMNSKEAKEHIANYAKTVEEILRAVGEIQ; translated from the coding sequence ATGTTAAAAAGCAAGTCATCAAAAATTTTGATTGGTATCCTTGTTTTACTGTTAAGCATTGCATTAATAGCTGGTTGTGGAGGCAGCAAACCTGATAGTGGCGGCGGTTCAGCTGAACAGCCAAAAAGAGAAGGTTTCCCAGAAAAACCAGTACAAATGATAGTATCCTACAGTGCAGGAGCTGCAACTGATGCCCAGGCTCGTCCCTTGTTAAAATACTTCCAGCAGGAATTTGGCCAGCCGCTAGTTATTGTTAACATTGCAGGTGCTGGTGGAACAACTGGTTGGAATCAGTTTGTACAGCAGGTTCCAGATGGATATCAAATGACTGTTTATAACTTACCTCACATTATAGCTAAATCAATGCTTGAAGACACATTATATTCATGGGAAGACTTCATTCCAGTTGCACATTGGGGATTTGACCCAGTTGCCATTGGTGTACTTCCAAACAGTCCGTTTAACTCAATTCAAGACGTGGTTGATTATGCAAAAGCAAATCCTAAAGCTTTAACAGCTGGAACAGCCGGATTATTTGTTGGACAGCATTTAGCAATTCTTCAGCTGGAAAAAGAGGCAGGTATTGAGTTAACAACTCTTCCCTTCCCAGGAGCAGCTGATGCACAAGCAGCAATAATGGGTGGACAGATAGACTTAAACTTTGGCAACCTCTCAGACATGTACAGATTAGGGGATCAAATCAAGATATTAGGTGTGACCTCAGCAGAACGTCACGAATACATTCCTGATGTTCCTACCCTTATAGAGCAAGGTTATGATGTAATAATGAGTACTGACAGGGGAATTGCAGTACAAAAAGACACTCCACAAGAAGTTATTGACATTTTAGAAGCAGGCTTCATGAAAATTATGAGCAATCCTGAGTATTTAGCAGACATGGAAAAATTAGGAGCACCTATGGGTGTAATGAATAGTAAAGAAGCAAAAGAACATATTGCTAACTATGCAAAAACTGTGGAAGAGATTTTAAGAGCTGTTGGTGAAATTCAATAA
- a CDS encoding tripartite tricarboxylate transporter permease — protein MLEHLLYGFSHLADLSLILLILVSIAGGIVIGALPGFSPTMGVALLVPFTFTMTPVEGLTVLAGVYTGAVYGGSISAILLNIPGAPANIATLFDGYPMAQKGEGRRALLASAMASAHGGVISAIALLIFAPLLAVFALKFGAAEKFWVAVFGLVIIASLGTGKELIKGLISGGFGVWLGIIGISPTTGEPRFTFGIMDLWGGINLIPALVGFFAFSQVLIYFENVMREGEKQIIQAPKHKGDIFSLYKEMWTKFKGIQLFAGVLGTILGIVPGAGGQVGGIVAYDQVKRYSKNPEEYGKGKVEGVIAPEAANNATVGGSLIPLFTLGIPGSPTAAVLLGGLLIHGLWPGPLLFSINAEITYTFMAAFLLAQVALLVVAVAILNYASHLLKVKEFYLGPTVIALCLFGSFAVNSNFFDVYVMVALGIVGYFLLKLGISPAPAVLGLILGPIAEENFLLGYRIAMARDGIFDYFFTRPISIGVILVIVAVIASTIWLERKRMIKEAAEKKKNPQAAEDLKYKGIFSTDAILGMVIIALCIIVWRVYLDPLSHEASMFPTVVFLIIALVGAFQVFYATMFHSDRVKWIPWRIVAEISIATSLAVVLAKTIGFYTATFILMMFVGARMIAVSGNNPIKYLPKLIIFGIGAIAVLYLAFGVFLYLPTPRGMLF, from the coding sequence ATGCTAGAACATTTGTTATATGGATTTAGTCATTTGGCAGATTTATCGCTAATCCTGCTCATACTAGTATCCATTGCAGGCGGTATAGTAATTGGGGCCTTACCGGGCTTTAGCCCGACAATGGGTGTTGCCCTACTAGTTCCCTTTACCTTTACAATGACTCCTGTTGAAGGACTTACAGTGTTAGCCGGCGTATATACTGGAGCAGTTTATGGTGGGTCAATATCGGCTATTCTTTTAAATATTCCCGGTGCCCCTGCCAATATAGCCACTTTATTTGATGGCTATCCAATGGCTCAAAAGGGTGAAGGCAGAAGGGCGCTTTTAGCATCTGCCATGGCTTCAGCCCATGGTGGTGTAATAAGTGCAATAGCCTTGTTGATATTTGCTCCCTTATTAGCGGTTTTTGCGCTAAAATTCGGGGCTGCTGAAAAGTTCTGGGTGGCAGTTTTTGGCTTAGTAATAATCGCAAGTTTGGGAACCGGTAAAGAACTTATTAAAGGTTTGATAAGCGGTGGTTTTGGTGTATGGCTTGGAATAATTGGTATATCACCAACCACAGGTGAGCCAAGGTTTACCTTTGGAATAATGGATTTATGGGGTGGTATAAACCTAATTCCCGCACTAGTAGGCTTTTTCGCATTTTCACAAGTACTGATTTACTTTGAAAATGTTATGAGAGAAGGGGAAAAACAGATAATACAGGCTCCAAAGCATAAAGGGGATATATTCTCTTTGTACAAGGAGATGTGGACTAAATTTAAAGGAATACAACTGTTTGCAGGTGTGCTGGGTACAATACTTGGTATTGTACCAGGAGCAGGGGGACAGGTAGGGGGTATCGTTGCCTATGACCAGGTGAAAAGATACTCAAAGAACCCTGAAGAATATGGTAAGGGTAAAGTGGAAGGAGTTATTGCACCAGAAGCAGCAAATAACGCTACAGTGGGTGGATCCTTAATACCTTTATTTACCCTGGGTATTCCTGGCAGCCCAACAGCAGCTGTACTATTAGGAGGTCTTTTGATCCATGGCTTATGGCCAGGCCCTCTATTGTTTTCAATCAATGCTGAAATAACCTATACCTTTATGGCAGCATTTCTATTGGCACAGGTTGCCCTGCTAGTTGTTGCAGTAGCTATATTAAATTATGCTTCCCATCTTCTAAAGGTAAAGGAGTTTTATCTGGGACCAACAGTTATTGCCTTATGTCTTTTTGGTTCCTTTGCAGTAAACAGCAACTTTTTTGATGTTTATGTTATGGTGGCTTTAGGAATAGTAGGATATTTCTTATTAAAACTGGGCATATCGCCTGCTCCTGCAGTATTAGGCTTGATACTTGGTCCAATTGCAGAAGAAAATTTCCTTTTGGGTTACAGGATTGCCATGGCTAGAGATGGTATCTTCGACTATTTCTTTACACGACCAATTTCAATTGGTGTAATTCTTGTTATTGTTGCAGTGATTGCTAGTACAATTTGGCTTGAGAGAAAAAGAATGATCAAGGAAGCTGCAGAAAAAAAGAAAAACCCTCAGGCTGCGGAAGACTTAAAGTACAAGGGTATTTTCTCTACTGATGCTATATTGGGTATGGTGATAATTGCATTATGCATTATAGTCTGGAGGGTATATCTAGATCCTCTGTCTCATGAAGCTTCAATGTTCCCAACAGTAGTATTTCTTATAATTGCATTAGTAGGTGCTTTCCAGGTGTTTTATGCAACCATGTTCCATAGCGACAGGGTTAAATGGATACCCTGGCGAATTGTTGCAGAAATTTCCATTGCTACTAGTTTGGCTGTAGTTTTGGCAAAAACAATAGGTTTTTATACTGCAACCTTCATATTAATGATGTTTGTTGGTGCAAGAATGATAGCAGTAAGTGGAAATAATCCCATTAAATATCTGCCCAAGCTAATTATTTTTGGTATTGGTGCTATTGCAGTATTGTATCTTGCATTTGGCGTATTCTTATATCTGCCAACACCAAGGGGAATGCTATTCTAA
- the sucD gene encoding succinate--CoA ligase subunit alpha: MAILLHSDTKVIVQGITGKEGMFWAERMLENNTNVVAGVTPGKEGQTALGLPVYNTVSAAAHKHGAEASVVFVPPRLTKDAAFEALDAGLKLVVLLADGVPVQDCMEIRTFAKEKNAVVLGPNTAGMATPGQGMLGFVPVWLEDVYKPGKIGFITKSGSLTNEVASHVVAAGFGISSSVGLGGDPVPCTRTVEVLRMFEADPDTEGVVIVGEIGGSMEEEAAELMQSGGFTKPLVAYIAGCSAPPGKSMGHAGAIVTMGKGTYEGKAKAITEAGGLVAKRPSEAGELLKKKFFEHYGREN, translated from the coding sequence ATGGCTATTCTATTACACTCAGATACTAAGGTAATTGTTCAGGGTATAACTGGTAAGGAAGGTATGTTTTGGGCTGAACGTATGTTGGAAAATAATACAAATGTAGTAGCTGGTGTTACTCCTGGAAAAGAAGGACAGACGGCACTTGGTTTACCCGTGTATAATACAGTGTCTGCTGCAGCCCATAAGCATGGAGCAGAAGCCTCAGTGGTATTTGTGCCCCCACGATTAACCAAGGATGCTGCTTTTGAAGCTCTCGATGCAGGTCTAAAGCTGGTGGTTTTATTGGCAGATGGTGTGCCTGTTCAGGATTGTATGGAAATAAGAACCTTTGCAAAGGAAAAAAATGCAGTAGTATTAGGACCTAATACTGCAGGTATGGCAACTCCAGGTCAAGGCATGCTTGGTTTTGTACCAGTATGGTTGGAAGATGTGTATAAGCCGGGTAAAATTGGATTTATCACTAAAAGTGGGAGCTTAACAAATGAAGTTGCATCCCATGTTGTAGCCGCAGGTTTTGGTATATCCAGTTCTGTAGGTCTAGGTGGAGACCCTGTTCCTTGCACAAGAACTGTTGAAGTGTTGAGAATGTTTGAAGCAGATCCAGACACTGAAGGTGTTGTTATAGTAGGCGAGATTGGCGGCAGTATGGAGGAAGAGGCTGCTGAGCTGATGCAAAGCGGAGGCTTTACTAAACCTTTAGTTGCCTATATTGCTGGTTGTTCAGCGCCTCCTGGAAAAAGCATGGGTCATGCAGGCGCAATAGTAACAATGGGCAAAGGCACTTATGAAGGAAAAGCAAAGGCCATAACTGAGGCCGGAGGTCTTGTAGCTAAAAGGCCATCAGAAGCAGGAGAATTGCTCAAGAAAAAATTCTTTGAACATTATGGTAGAGAAAACTAA
- the sucC gene encoding ADP-forming succinate--CoA ligase subunit beta, protein MKLYEFEGKKLFAEEGIPTPQGFVAYSPEEVESNAAKIGSSVVIKSQILQGGRGKAGGIKFADTPGEAKELSKEIFGMKLRDYTVDKVLVEEKLNIAKEYYLSVTIDAEKGSPLIMASTAGGVDIEEVAKETPEKIVMETVDIFKGLLPYQARRISYKMGLTGKEALETAEVMLKVYSLFRKYDADLVEINPLIVTGEGNIIAADSKVNIYDNALYRQPKFTKTKDQYDSEIEYEASQVGLGYIKLDGYIGLCCAGAGLTMMTLDLVNHYGGKASNFLEFGGAQYRNAYNALDLVLRDPEVKVVLVNVFGLIARADVIAQGLAEAIKALQPRVPVVVSLRGTGEEEGHRILKEEIGLTAFWSAEEAVKEAIRLGGSN, encoded by the coding sequence ATGAAACTTTATGAGTTTGAGGGTAAGAAGCTTTTTGCTGAAGAAGGCATTCCAACTCCACAGGGTTTTGTTGCCTATTCACCCGAAGAAGTGGAAAGCAATGCAGCCAAAATTGGCAGTTCTGTAGTTATAAAATCTCAGATTCTCCAGGGAGGAAGAGGCAAGGCCGGTGGAATTAAATTTGCAGATACTCCTGGGGAAGCTAAAGAGTTAAGCAAAGAAATATTTGGTATGAAATTACGTGATTATACAGTTGACAAAGTATTGGTAGAAGAAAAGTTAAATATTGCAAAGGAATACTACCTATCAGTTACCATTGATGCTGAAAAAGGCAGTCCTCTTATAATGGCCAGTACAGCCGGTGGAGTGGATATTGAAGAAGTTGCTAAAGAAACTCCTGAAAAAATAGTAATGGAAACGGTAGATATTTTTAAAGGATTGCTGCCCTACCAGGCACGCAGAATTAGCTATAAAATGGGTTTAACCGGCAAGGAAGCCCTTGAAACAGCTGAGGTAATGCTTAAGGTTTATAGTTTATTTAGAAAATATGATGCCGATTTAGTAGAAATAAACCCATTAATTGTAACTGGTGAAGGTAATATAATAGCAGCAGATTCAAAGGTTAATATTTATGATAATGCTTTATATCGTCAGCCTAAATTTACAAAAACAAAAGATCAATATGATAGTGAAATCGAGTACGAAGCATCACAGGTAGGTCTTGGTTATATTAAGCTTGATGGCTATATTGGGCTTTGCTGTGCAGGTGCAGGGTTAACGATGATGACTTTGGATCTTGTCAACCATTATGGTGGTAAAGCATCCAACTTTTTAGAATTTGGTGGCGCCCAATACAGAAACGCATATAATGCTTTGGATTTAGTTTTAAGAGATCCTGAGGTGAAAGTTGTTTTAGTAAATGTTTTTGGACTTATTGCTAGAGCTGATGTTATTGCACAAGGGCTTGCAGAAGCTATAAAGGCATTGCAGCCGAGAGTTCCAGTTGTGGTTTCATTAAGAGGAACAGGCGAAGAAGAAGGTCACAGAATCCTTAAGGAAGAAATAGGGCTTACAGCTTTTTGGAGTGCAGAAGAAGCTGTTAAGGAAGCAATTAGGTTAGGGGGAAGTAACTAA